A segment of the Desulfatirhabdium butyrativorans DSM 18734 genome:
AACAAGCCGTGACGCCTTTGATGGGTTTGGCAAAGAGGCCGAAGTCCTTCTTGAAGACTTCAATGATACAATTGAGAAAATGTTAAATGCTTCGATAGATTCGCTGATCAACAAACTTGACAGCCAGCTTTTGTCTCTTATTCCGAATAAAAAAGAATCGCCCATCGAAAACTTGGACCGACTTCTTAAAGCACCCGCCTTTGAACTCAATCGACGCGATGCTTATTTTTCCGGCGGGACGCTTCTGGAGAAGGCTGATCGATTAGTATGGCCCGGTTGGGCGAAGCGCATTTTCACACTGGGAATTGCAACAGACAAAGCGGTTGAAAATAACAGAGCAGAGATCGGTCGCGCTTGGAGCGCATCTTACAAACGCGGACACGAAGAGATAAATAATGATATCAGAAAAATGATCGAACATGTCGATAACCATTTGGCTGTTGTGATAGAAAGCCTTCAGAAGGCGGACAAGTCACTGAGAGGCGGGTTGACTGCCGGACAGAAAAACGAGCTAGGCGAACGTTTTAAGCGGGCGGAGATGTGGTGCAAGAAACTTGACAGTTTGAAAAGAGTAGCTCCAAAACTAGTGGTGGGAAATTGACAATGGCAGACAAAGGCAAAGATAAAGCAGTCGAGGACTTAGAAAATCTTGAGAATTCAGTAGAGACGGTTCTCGCTGAAACGGTTGCGGACATAGCTGGGCGGGCGATCAAGCCTGAGCTCCAACCGTTCACCAAAAAAATCGATGCGGCGGTCGAGACGCTCGAAGACCTCATCGGAGAACTCAGGGAATTCAAACGCCAACAAACTTCTGAAGCGGCCGATACTCGGGCGGCTGTTTCCAACATAGCTGATCGACTGGGGAAAACTGGCACAGAAGTAAGCAATTTTGAACGCCAACTGTGTTCGATTGCGGAGCGATTGAAAACGCTCACTGAAATCTCAAGTCATCAAGGATCTCGTCTGAAAGTTATGTTTATCGTGTTTCTCGCTTTTGATATCATCCTGTTAGCCGGACTTGTGGCGAACCTGTTGATATACTTTGGTAAATAAAAATCCGACCCCGGAGGGGCCGGTATTGAAAACCCCTGGAAGGGGATTACTATGCCTTGACCCTGAAAGGGTCAAGGATGATTTATTCCAGTTTCAAACGAAAATAGCCGCAACTATTTAAACCATTTTCCTGAACCTATTGATATTTATTTCTTACCCCAACAGGATTTCTTTTTTGTTCTGTTTCTTCTTTCTTTTGTTGATTTGAGAATGCCTTTATATATTTCTCAGTTTCAATGGCAGTGGCTCCTCCAATATCTTGTATCGCTATTTGGGTATTGATACAGGATGATTTTGCAGTACCATAGATCGGTGTCGATAGTTTCTCTTAACCGACTCAGTAGTGCACCCCTAATTGATAGTTGTTGTTACAACTCAAGCCTACGCTGCACCACTAAGTCGTTCAGACGGCAAAGCCTCTGAACTCTGACCTTGCCCTGAGGGCAAGGTTTTTCACATTAGAATAAATAACAATCAAGATCTTCTATGGAAATTGTATTAGCCGGATGTCACTGTCACGACCTTCTCATGAAAAAGGGGCTGTCCAGAAACACAAAAATCAACGGTTGTATTGAATCCCAAAACGGTTTTTCGATCAGGTCTGGGTGGCTCTGATAGGGCGATCATGGTTAGCTCTATTAGGGTGATTATTGACACATACCCACTTCTCAGGTAGGTGCTGCAGTGATCGGCGCTGGTGCAGGGGCTATTATTGGTAGCTTTATTCTGCCTGGGATCGGGACAGTGATCGGCGCCGCATTTGGAGGGTGGGTCGGGTCGCTCTTTGGTCCAACCCTTGATGAAATGAAGGTAGACGCCATAAAAAGCCTTTGCTCAAGTTTCGACGATTACTGGGGCCGATCAATACGTCACGTTATCGAGGGGCAGATAGACTCCGCTCTTCGCAGACAAATCCAGAACGGAAAGGACCGAATTCATCGATACGTTAGCCGCTACGCTGCGACCGTCAACGAACTGATCGAGAAGCAGGCTGCGCAGGCGGCCGAACTCGCCTTGCAGAAGCAAAGGATGGATGACTTGTCAGCATGATGCGAAGTGAGAAGGCACGAGTTGGATGGATCTCTGATGGAGTTACGCCGCCGAAGCGCAGAGGCTGAAGGTGCTATGCGTGCCGCCATCGACGACGTAAGGAAGATGTGGGATGACGACGCGTAAAACGCGCTGCCAGTCGGCATTCTATTTTCCCTTTGTCGCAGCATCGAGATCCGTTCCGCGGTTGTTCCCTGCTCTTTTGATGCTTTGGTTGCCTGAAGAACAGACCCGTCTTTTGAAGATAATACCACAAGGTCAAGTCAATCTATCGAATTGCGAATATGAACCCAGCTCATTTCACAGCTTCTTGCTGCAATACGCACCAAAAAGGGTTGGAGCCCGGGAATCAGCGGAAAGCACCAATTCAAATCCGAAAATCAGGAGCGGGAAATGGAGCATCGTGAATTTATATCGCTTGCAGAACCTTTACCTCTGGAAATGAAAATCGAATTGATTGAAAGGCTGCTGAAAAGCATAACCCCTTCTGAACCGGCAATTGATCCGTTATGGGCGGATGAAGCTGAAAGGCGGATTGCCGAATTGAATGCAGGGACTGTCAGATAAATTCCCGGTGAAGAGGTGTTCAAAGCGATCGCTGGCCCTCTGACTTCGGGAATTTAACCTTCACAATCTGAATTTATAATGACTTCAGTGTGATAAGGGGTGTCGCCCGGGCGACACCCCCCTTGCCGCCGAAAACACCGAAGCTGAGGCGACTCATGCTGTATCTCCACGGATTCGGCTCTGTGGCCGAGTTTGGTCCCAGAGCGCATGGTGCTCAGGACCGCCTTTTATCTTTTGCCCGAGACACTACCGGGCATAAGAATGAATCAAAGAGGATCATCCGTCCGGTAGTTTTAGTTTTTGAGCAGCACGCGGGCCTTTCGAAAACGGCTCAACCCAGGGAGTGAAGGGGAGAATCTTGCAGGAGTATCGGTGCACCGATACTCATTAACCTTTTGATATATCAAGGATTT
Coding sequences within it:
- a CDS encoding glycine zipper domain-containing protein, producing the protein MIGAGAGAIIGSFILPGIGTVIGAAFGGWVGSLFGPTLDEMKVDAIKSLCSSFDDYWGRSIRHVIEGQIDSALRRQIQNGKDRIHRYVSRYAATVNELIEKQAAQAAELALQKQRMDDLSA
- a CDS encoding addiction module protein — encoded protein: MEHREFISLAEPLPLEMKIELIERLLKSITPSEPAIDPLWADEAERRIAELNAGTVR